Proteins from a genomic interval of Deltaproteobacteria bacterium RBG_16_64_85:
- a CDS encoding RIP metalloprotease RseP: protein MTTPIAFVVVLGILIFVHEFGHFIVARRLGVGVTKFSFGFGPKLFGVRRGETEYLVSAIPLGGYVKLVGESDGDDVPEPLRSRSFSHKPVWVKMAVVAAGPLGNLLFAVLVFWIVFLGGVPALTPRIGNVLPDSPAARAGLKAGDVVVRIGGTTISTWEELAARIRQEGAGSELSMTVRRDGKEFTVKVSPEIREGKNIFGEKVQEPKIGIVAGQEIVRQKLGPVSALLRAGRETGKLVELTGMTVVKLLTRVLPSDTLGGPILIAQLAGDQARQGVSPFAYFLGLLSVNLGILNLLPIPILDGGHLLFFSIEALRRKPLSPQARALAQQVGLAIILMLTALVFYNDIARLVSR, encoded by the coding sequence CTGACGACGCCCATTGCCTTTGTCGTGGTGCTGGGCATCCTGATCTTCGTCCACGAGTTCGGGCACTTCATCGTCGCCCGCAGGCTCGGGGTGGGAGTCACGAAATTTTCCTTCGGCTTCGGGCCGAAGCTGTTCGGGGTCCGGCGGGGGGAGACGGAATACCTCGTCTCGGCGATACCGCTCGGCGGGTACGTGAAGCTCGTCGGGGAGAGCGACGGCGACGACGTTCCGGAACCGCTGCGGAGCCGGTCGTTTTCCCACAAGCCGGTTTGGGTGAAGATGGCGGTCGTGGCGGCGGGGCCGCTGGGGAACCTCCTTTTCGCGGTCCTGGTCTTCTGGATCGTCTTCCTCGGCGGAGTCCCCGCGTTGACGCCCAGGATCGGGAACGTTCTGCCCGACTCGCCGGCGGCGCGAGCGGGTCTGAAAGCAGGGGACGTCGTCGTCCGCATCGGGGGGACCACCATCTCGACGTGGGAGGAGCTGGCCGCGCGGATCAGGCAGGAAGGGGCGGGGAGCGAGCTCTCCATGACCGTGCGCCGGGACGGGAAGGAATTCACCGTCAAGGTGTCCCCAGAGATCCGGGAGGGGAAAAACATCTTCGGGGAAAAGGTCCAGGAGCCCAAGATCGGCATCGTCGCCGGACAGGAGATCGTCCGGCAGAAGCTGGGCCCCGTGTCGGCGCTTCTCCGCGCGGGGAGGGAAACCGGGAAGCTGGTCGAGTTGACCGGGATGACCGTCGTGAAGCTTCTGACGCGCGTGCTCCCGTCGGATACCCTCGGGGGGCCGATCCTCATCGCCCAGCTGGCGGGCGACCAGGCGCGGCAGGGGGTCTCCCCGTTCGCCTACTTCCTCGGGCTGCTCAGCGTGAACCTCGGGATCCTGAACCTTCTGCCCATCCCGATCCTGGACGGTGGGCACCTCCTTTTCTTCTCGATCGAGGCGCTCCGCCGCAAGCCGCTGTCCCCCCAGGCGCGGGCCCTGGCGCAGCAGGTGGGCCTGGCCATCATCCTGATGCTGACCGCGCTGGTCTTCTACAACGACATCGCCCGCCTGGTCTCCCGCTAG
- a CDS encoding tRNA (adenosine(37)-N6)-threonylcarbamoyltransferase complex dimerization subunit type 1 TsaB, with amino-acid sequence MTGPSRLFILAIETATPHGSVALVSGDVVLAESALPRGRQASETVLSAVDLLLRNTGSGPGNVGHVAVSSGPGSFTGLRVGMAVAKGYCFGWGIPMVPVPTLHALASRFRPAGMTVCPVLDAKKKEVYAALFRWEDGRCRRLSPDLAIAPAELPGKLPDGTVFFCGDGAAPFAPLFRERLGDRAIFPPAGGGLPSAGAVGLLAAGLVRAGSVVDARLAVPAYVRPSEAELKRR; translated from the coding sequence ATGACAGGACCGTCCCGGTTATTCATTCTCGCCATCGAAACGGCGACGCCGCACGGCAGCGTTGCATTGGTCTCGGGGGACGTTGTCCTGGCGGAATCCGCGCTGCCCCGCGGGCGACAGGCATCCGAAACGGTTCTTTCCGCCGTCGACCTGCTCCTGCGAAATACGGGATCGGGACCCGGCAATGTCGGGCACGTGGCCGTGTCGTCGGGGCCGGGCTCCTTCACGGGCCTGCGGGTGGGAATGGCGGTCGCCAAGGGGTACTGCTTCGGATGGGGGATCCCGATGGTCCCCGTCCCGACGCTCCACGCGCTGGCGTCGAGGTTCCGGCCCGCAGGGATGACGGTGTGCCCCGTCCTGGACGCGAAGAAAAAGGAGGTGTATGCCGCCCTGTTCCGTTGGGAGGACGGCAGGTGCAGGAGGCTTTCACCCGACCTGGCGATCGCCCCGGCCGAGCTTCCCGGGAAGCTGCCGGACGGAACGGTGTTTTTCTGCGGCGACGGCGCCGCACCTTTCGCTCCGCTCTTCCGGGAGCGCCTGGGCGACAGGGCCATCTTTCCCCCCGCGGGGGGGGGGCTGCCGAGCGCGGGGGCAGTGGGGCTTCTCGCTGCGGGCCTGGTACGGGCGGGGTCCGTCGTCGACGCTCGCCTGGCGGTCCCGGCTTACGTACGCCCCTCGGAGGCGGAGCTCAAGCGCAGGTAG